A stretch of Microbulbifer sp. SAOS-129_SWC DNA encodes these proteins:
- a CDS encoding LytTR family DNA-binding domain-containing protein — translation MSAVQEKLRAIIVDDEPLARRGLRLRLGVMPGIDIVAECGNGREARERILELAPDVVFVDIQMPGVNGLQLVQQLPVEQLPQIVFVTAYDQYAVEAFEVNAVDYVLKPIEEQRLTLAIERVREKLASADIASQREQLLEAVADLTQESPQVLEQKLAAGELGASAYPDKIAIKDSGKITLVPAQDIDWIDAAGDYMCVHASGETHVMRITMKELEQQLDPKQFQRIHRSTIVNLNRVREICAHINGEYHLVLNNGERLKMSRSYKNKVQHFL, via the coding sequence ATGAGTGCTGTACAGGAAAAACTGCGGGCCATCATCGTGGATGACGAGCCGCTGGCGCGGCGCGGCCTGCGCCTGCGCCTGGGGGTGATGCCGGGGATCGACATCGTGGCGGAATGCGGCAACGGCCGCGAAGCGCGCGAGCGGATACTGGAATTGGCGCCGGATGTGGTGTTCGTGGATATCCAGATGCCCGGCGTCAACGGCCTGCAGCTGGTGCAACAGCTGCCGGTAGAGCAGTTGCCGCAGATCGTGTTTGTCACCGCCTACGACCAGTACGCGGTGGAGGCCTTCGAGGTCAATGCAGTGGACTATGTGCTGAAACCGATCGAGGAACAGCGCCTGACCCTGGCGATCGAGCGGGTGCGCGAGAAGCTGGCCAGCGCCGATATCGCCAGCCAGCGCGAGCAGCTGCTCGAAGCGGTGGCCGACCTGACGCAGGAATCGCCCCAGGTACTGGAACAGAAACTGGCCGCCGGCGAGCTCGGTGCGAGCGCCTACCCGGACAAGATTGCGATCAAGGATTCCGGCAAGATTACCCTGGTGCCGGCGCAGGATATCGACTGGATCGACGCCGCCGGCGACTACATGTGTGTGCATGCCAGCGGCGAAACCCACGTGATGCGTATCACCATGAAGGAACTGGAACAGCAGCTGGATCCGAAACAGTTCCAGCGTATTCACCGCTCCACCATCGTCAACCTGAACCGGGTGCGCGAGATCTGCGCGCATATCAACGGCGAATACCACCTGGTGCTGAACAACGGCGAGCGCCTGAAAATGAGCCGCAGCTACAAGAACAAGGTGCAGCACTTCCTGTAG
- a CDS encoding DUF6515 family protein, producing the protein MRYVIALLLGFAVALSWAQDRARSLPSGTSQILVGGETYYYSRGSFYRLGNGEYRRVKPPLGARVPYAPGSSGTFTMRGDRYFVTRSGSFLRYEPSGDDFTVVSPPAGWRDYYRGSPGLQSLAAPREPQVTAQAPQVIPRAAPPPVTIVPRPFPPPAPGYYAEYRGTPPGGGYYGRYGFRDYIGDQTYRERQSTCRRIATDQSRRAKVGPYRREPGSYRDEYERCMR; encoded by the coding sequence ATGCGCTACGTCATAGCACTGCTGCTCGGTTTCGCGGTCGCGCTGAGCTGGGCGCAGGACCGGGCCAGGTCCCTGCCTTCCGGTACGTCCCAGATCCTGGTGGGCGGTGAAACCTACTATTATTCGCGGGGATCTTTCTACCGCCTGGGAAACGGTGAGTACCGGCGCGTGAAGCCACCGCTGGGTGCGCGGGTTCCCTACGCGCCCGGGAGCAGCGGTACTTTCACCATGCGCGGTGACCGATACTTCGTGACTCGCAGTGGTTCCTTCCTGCGGTACGAGCCGAGCGGGGACGATTTTACCGTTGTCTCCCCGCCCGCCGGCTGGCGGGACTACTACCGGGGTTCGCCGGGTCTGCAGTCACTGGCTGCTCCCCGGGAGCCGCAGGTGACCGCGCAGGCACCGCAGGTGATTCCGCGCGCGGCGCCGCCGCCGGTCACGATTGTGCCGCGGCCCTTCCCACCGCCGGCCCCCGGCTACTACGCCGAGTATCGCGGCACGCCCCCCGGCGGCGGCTACTACGGCCGCTATGGCTTCCGTGACTACATCGGCGACCAGACCTATCGCGAGCGCCAGTCCACCTGCCGGCGCATCGCCACCGACCAGTCGCGCCGCGCCAAGGTCGGCCCCTATCGCCGCGAACCCGGCAGCTATCGGGACGAGTACGAACGCTGTATGCGCTGA
- a CDS encoding mechanosensitive ion channel domain-containing protein, which translates to MAGDCSISSTRVAPGGPGCLGGSAARVLLIVLIGLLFVGSSVTASAQLPSQKPDKFEPTIPDFSDPSADWWTDWPDATADERKQWLQALTEAWKDWRGKLPDNPDLKARADAISNSLSGIAVTWKKYGEYQKMPVLPKVEFPRNPDVLAWAEADAAVARGHQRLVGVQLELRQTGDTLAQSLNQLRQQVVVLREVGSDELKRETATLALLQAQFNHLNIIEQKAALEQQMSAWKEQIAVAQSQLNRMLGELQYSDKAAAKLKQAIGGQQDRIEKLSADRSALQARSVQSTASPDADMERDLKKMLLETNLLEAHLKKRKNELLQSINAVLQSGNGEHSLVLDRNLVETAHSMSDSISRELNVRQRQVSAWAGKQSESMKRWWQYFEKISSALGTDNDLIEDVQRYEVAQLQVYKQHQGWWATVRERSGHYLGLAYTHWRKLADYKLFTISESPITPRAIAKIIFVLVCAWLISSLTRRFLQRLVRKNHASKQSMYTLGRVLHYSIIAVALLVALGMLGLDTSKLALVAGALSVGIGFGMQAIFSNFISGLILLFEQPLRVGDLVELESGVFGRIRDINVRSTRITTRDNVDILVPNTEFVAGRVINHTLDDPVRRIHIPFGVAYGSDPDLVREAAMDAAEQVPITHTDWQRKTEVWLMEFGDSALNFKLVVWINSNMVSPLGDPYALYNLELLRELNERDIEVPFPQRDLHVRSWEAPLPIARPPDAPES; encoded by the coding sequence ATGGCGGGCGATTGCAGTATTTCCTCCACTCGCGTTGCACCAGGTGGCCCCGGTTGTCTCGGTGGCAGCGCCGCCCGTGTATTGCTGATCGTCCTGATCGGTTTGCTGTTCGTCGGTAGTTCCGTGACCGCCAGCGCGCAACTTCCCTCCCAAAAGCCGGACAAGTTTGAACCGACGATTCCCGATTTCAGCGACCCCAGCGCCGACTGGTGGACGGACTGGCCCGATGCCACCGCCGACGAGCGCAAGCAGTGGCTGCAGGCGCTGACCGAGGCCTGGAAAGACTGGCGTGGCAAACTGCCGGACAATCCCGATCTCAAGGCCCGCGCCGACGCCATCAGCAACAGCCTCAGTGGTATCGCCGTCACCTGGAAGAAATACGGCGAGTACCAGAAGATGCCGGTGCTGCCCAAGGTGGAGTTTCCGCGCAACCCGGATGTCCTCGCCTGGGCCGAGGCCGACGCCGCCGTGGCCCGCGGCCACCAGCGCCTTGTCGGCGTGCAGCTGGAGCTGCGCCAGACGGGGGACACCCTGGCCCAGTCCCTGAATCAGCTGCGCCAGCAGGTGGTGGTGCTGCGGGAAGTCGGTAGCGATGAACTCAAGCGCGAGACCGCCACGCTGGCGCTGCTGCAGGCGCAGTTCAACCATCTCAATATCATCGAGCAGAAAGCGGCGCTGGAACAGCAGATGAGCGCCTGGAAGGAGCAGATTGCGGTGGCCCAGAGCCAGCTCAATCGCATGCTCGGGGAACTGCAGTACAGCGACAAGGCGGCGGCAAAACTGAAGCAGGCCATCGGCGGACAGCAGGATCGCATCGAAAAACTCTCCGCCGACCGCTCGGCACTGCAGGCCCGGAGCGTGCAGTCGACCGCCAGTCCGGACGCGGATATGGAGCGCGACCTGAAGAAAATGCTGCTCGAAACCAACCTGCTGGAAGCGCACCTGAAAAAGCGCAAAAACGAGCTGCTGCAATCCATCAACGCGGTGCTGCAGAGCGGTAATGGCGAGCACTCGCTGGTGCTGGACCGCAACCTGGTGGAAACGGCGCACTCCATGAGCGACAGCATTTCGCGCGAGCTGAATGTGCGCCAGCGCCAGGTGAGCGCCTGGGCCGGCAAGCAGAGCGAGAGCATGAAACGCTGGTGGCAGTATTTCGAGAAGATCAGCAGCGCCCTCGGCACCGACAACGACCTGATCGAAGATGTACAGCGCTACGAAGTGGCGCAGCTGCAGGTTTACAAGCAGCACCAGGGCTGGTGGGCCACGGTGCGTGAGCGCAGCGGACATTATCTCGGCCTGGCCTACACCCACTGGCGCAAGCTGGCCGACTACAAGCTGTTCACGATCAGCGAAAGCCCGATTACGCCGCGCGCCATCGCCAAGATCATCTTCGTGCTGGTGTGCGCCTGGCTGATTTCCAGCCTTACCCGGCGCTTCCTGCAGCGGCTGGTGCGCAAGAATCACGCCAGCAAGCAGTCCATGTACACCCTGGGGCGGGTGCTGCACTACAGCATTATCGCGGTCGCATTGCTGGTGGCACTGGGCATGCTGGGGCTGGATACCTCCAAACTGGCGCTGGTTGCCGGCGCCCTGTCGGTGGGTATCGGTTTCGGCATGCAGGCGATCTTTTCCAACTTTATCTCCGGCCTGATCCTGTTGTTCGAGCAGCCGCTGCGGGTGGGTGACCTGGTGGAGCTGGAGTCCGGCGTGTTCGGTCGTATCCGTGATATCAATGTGCGCTCCACACGTATCACCACCCGCGACAATGTCGACATCCTGGTACCCAACACGGAGTTTGTCGCCGGCCGGGTGATCAATCACACGCTCGACGACCCGGTACGCCGCATTCATATCCCCTTCGGGGTCGCCTACGGCTCGGATCCGGACTTGGTGCGCGAAGCGGCCATGGACGCCGCCGAACAGGTTCCCATTACGCACACCGACTGGCAGCGCAAAACCGAGGTGTGGCTGATGGAGTTCGGCGACAGCGCACTCAATTTCAAGCTGGTGGTATGGATCAACAGCAATATGGTGTCGCCGCTCGGTGACCCCTACGCGCTCTACAACCTGGAGTTGCTGCGGGAACTGAATGAGCGCGACATCGAGGTGCCCTTCCCGCAGCGGGATCTCCACGTGCGCAGCTGGGAGGCGCCGCTGCCGATTGCGCGCCCGCCCGACGCGCCCGAGAGCTAG
- a CDS encoding rhomboid family intramembrane serine protease, whose product MLIIPLQNKPDWRRPPLMCFALIALNILVFALYQSGDEARWQKAENYYFDSGLAEREEQQLLIYIDELHPEWRMQADAQGEDFIYQELLWNKEFEQWLLPRLRAEDKSDWLADRQHFAQLRDQLSSFAYGLTPAKPTAAGFFGHMFLHGSWDHLIGNMVFLLLFGLSVELALGGLWFIALYLLGGLAAGGLHALVEAASPMPMVGASGAVSAVMGMFVAIYGVRRLRFFYSLGFLFGEFSAPALLVLPLWLGKELFGYFYGDAGIAYWAHFGGLLAGFFSALALLALRPSLATMPEAHTNATPTPQQRALERIERFQHEGKLLEAVEAASAAVRQYPRSLPLIERAIELSAAAPDSDAYHRANLALFALAGDSDSDAGAIAAGCRLYLQTATTPRALGAKVCLLLARRAAVEKDWPWLEEMLRRLHTLRVEHPLLPRLGMALVEHYRRLGEEGRAREVLQWLRAPEVS is encoded by the coding sequence TTGCTGATCATCCCACTGCAGAACAAGCCCGACTGGCGCCGCCCGCCGCTGATGTGCTTTGCCCTGATCGCGCTCAACATCCTCGTGTTCGCCCTGTATCAGAGCGGCGACGAAGCCCGCTGGCAGAAGGCCGAGAATTACTACTTTGACAGCGGTCTGGCGGAACGCGAGGAACAGCAGCTGCTGATCTATATCGATGAGCTGCACCCGGAGTGGCGCATGCAGGCGGACGCCCAGGGCGAGGACTTCATCTATCAGGAGCTGCTGTGGAACAAGGAGTTCGAGCAGTGGCTGTTGCCGCGGCTGCGCGCCGAGGATAAGAGTGACTGGTTGGCCGATCGGCAACATTTCGCCCAGCTGCGCGACCAGCTCAGCAGCTTCGCCTACGGCCTCACCCCGGCCAAACCCACCGCGGCCGGATTTTTCGGCCATATGTTCCTGCACGGCAGCTGGGATCACCTGATCGGCAATATGGTGTTCCTGCTGCTGTTCGGCCTGTCGGTGGAACTGGCGCTGGGCGGACTCTGGTTTATCGCGCTGTACCTGCTCGGCGGTCTCGCCGCCGGGGGACTGCACGCACTGGTGGAGGCCGCCAGCCCGATGCCGATGGTGGGCGCCTCCGGCGCCGTGTCTGCGGTCATGGGCATGTTCGTGGCCATCTATGGCGTGCGCCGGCTGCGCTTCTTCTATTCACTCGGATTCCTGTTCGGCGAGTTCAGTGCACCGGCACTGCTAGTGCTGCCGCTGTGGCTGGGCAAGGAGTTATTCGGCTACTTCTACGGCGACGCCGGCATCGCCTACTGGGCGCATTTCGGCGGTCTGCTGGCCGGCTTTTTCTCCGCACTGGCACTGCTCGCGTTGCGGCCGTCGCTGGCGACCATGCCGGAGGCCCACACCAATGCCACACCGACGCCGCAGCAGCGTGCGCTGGAGCGTATCGAGCGCTTCCAGCACGAGGGCAAACTGCTCGAGGCGGTGGAGGCGGCCAGCGCCGCAGTGCGTCAGTATCCGCGCTCGCTGCCGCTGATCGAGCGCGCCATTGAACTCAGTGCCGCGGCGCCGGACAGCGACGCCTACCACCGCGCCAACCTGGCGCTGTTCGCCCTGGCCGGTGACAGCGACAGCGATGCCGGCGCGATTGCCGCCGGCTGCCGCCTGTATCTGCAGACCGCCACCACGCCGCGCGCACTGGGTGCCAAGGTGTGCCTGTTGCTGGCACGCCGCGCCGCAGTGGAAAAAGACTGGCCCTGGCTGGAGGAAATGCTGCGGCGCCTGCACACGCTGCGTGTCGAGCACCCGCTGCTGCCGCGCCTGGGTATGGCGTTGGTCGAACACTACCGCCGCCTCGGCGAAGAGGGCCGCGCGCGCGAAGTCCTGCAGTGGCTGCGGGCGCCGGAAGTGAGCTGA
- a CDS encoding CocE/NonD family hydrolase, whose product MYKHRVFAFLCLLSVPLLSGLAQAADNAIESAEQKKADARAAYIRSHYAKYEYQIPMRDGVKLFTSVYIPYDRTHKYPMLMQRTPYRVAPYGAGKYKSKLGPSEIFEKEGFIFVFQDVRGKFMSEGQYVNMRPQDAFEKGGKAADDATDTYDTIDWLVKHVPNNNGRVGMWGTSYPGYYTSVAAIHAHPALKAISPQAPIADWFFDDFHRNGAFVTPMAFLFFDTFDKQREGPMAAWPEGMKSRTPDGYEFFRELGPLSNVNKKYFKGTRPFWNELTEHPNYDDYWKARNVLQHFHNVKPQVLIVGGWYDTEDLYGPLATYQTMSEKNDKDNVHLVMGPWFHGQWNRADGDHMGEAQFGFDTSKWFQQRILLPFFTKNLKGADEPDPQRVTVFETGANRWRGFDHWPPQGGESKTLYLGADENLLSQPEAKGGYGDYVSDPHKPVPHSAHISRGWDRPYMAEDQRFTARRTDVLVFDAPAAEQDQTIAGPVDVDLWVSTSQSAADFIVKLVDVFPGKDVNTDEVDRDTGNRHELVRWGVMRGRFRNSMSDPQPFEPNKPTRVKFQLLDVFHTIKRGHRLEIQVQSSMFPFLDMNPQKYVDNIFQARPADFVKAEHRVYHSAQYPSAIHYRVVGR is encoded by the coding sequence ATGTATAAACACAGGGTTTTTGCCTTTCTGTGCCTGTTGTCCGTGCCATTGTTGAGCGGTCTCGCACAGGCGGCGGACAACGCAATAGAAAGTGCTGAGCAGAAAAAAGCCGACGCGCGCGCCGCCTATATCCGCTCCCACTACGCCAAATACGAATACCAGATCCCGATGCGCGACGGGGTCAAGCTGTTTACCTCCGTCTATATTCCCTACGATCGCACGCACAAATACCCGATGCTGATGCAGCGCACCCCCTACCGGGTAGCGCCCTACGGTGCGGGCAAGTACAAGAGCAAGCTGGGTCCCAGTGAAATCTTCGAGAAAGAAGGTTTTATCTTTGTGTTCCAGGATGTGCGCGGCAAATTCATGTCGGAAGGCCAATACGTCAATATGCGTCCGCAGGATGCCTTCGAGAAAGGCGGCAAGGCCGCCGACGACGCCACCGATACCTACGACACCATTGACTGGCTGGTAAAGCATGTGCCCAACAACAATGGTCGCGTCGGTATGTGGGGAACCTCCTACCCCGGCTACTACACTTCAGTGGCGGCGATCCACGCGCACCCGGCACTCAAGGCGATCTCCCCGCAGGCGCCGATCGCCGACTGGTTCTTCGACGACTTCCACCGCAACGGCGCCTTCGTCACACCGATGGCGTTTCTGTTTTTCGATACCTTCGATAAGCAACGCGAGGGGCCAATGGCGGCCTGGCCGGAGGGCATGAAGTCGCGCACCCCGGACGGCTATGAATTTTTCCGCGAGCTGGGCCCGCTCAGCAACGTCAACAAAAAATACTTCAAGGGCACCCGTCCGTTCTGGAACGAGTTGACCGAACACCCCAATTACGACGATTACTGGAAAGCGCGCAATGTGTTGCAGCACTTTCACAACGTCAAACCGCAGGTGCTGATTGTCGGCGGCTGGTACGACACCGAGGACCTGTATGGCCCGCTGGCCACTTACCAGACCATGTCCGAGAAAAACGACAAAGACAATGTGCACCTGGTCATGGGGCCCTGGTTCCACGGGCAGTGGAATCGCGCTGATGGCGACCATATGGGCGAGGCGCAGTTCGGTTTCGATACCAGCAAATGGTTCCAGCAGCGGATACTGCTGCCGTTCTTCACCAAGAACCTGAAAGGGGCCGATGAGCCGGACCCGCAGCGGGTCACGGTGTTCGAAACCGGCGCCAACCGCTGGCGCGGTTTCGACCACTGGCCGCCGCAGGGAGGTGAGTCCAAGACCTTGTACCTGGGCGCAGACGAAAACCTGCTGAGCCAACCGGAAGCGAAGGGCGGCTACGGTGATTATGTCAGCGATCCGCACAAGCCGGTGCCGCACTCCGCGCATATCAGCCGCGGCTGGGACAGACCCTATATGGCCGAGGACCAGCGCTTTACGGCGCGCCGCACCGATGTGCTGGTGTTCGATGCGCCCGCGGCTGAGCAGGACCAGACCATCGCCGGCCCGGTGGATGTGGACCTGTGGGTCTCCACCAGCCAGAGCGCGGCGGACTTTATCGTCAAACTGGTGGATGTGTTTCCGGGCAAAGACGTGAATACCGATGAAGTGGACCGCGATACCGGCAACCGCCATGAGCTGGTGCGCTGGGGCGTGATGCGCGGCCGCTTCCGCAACAGTATGAGCGACCCGCAGCCGTTCGAGCCGAACAAGCCCACGCGGGTGAAGTTTCAGCTGCTGGATGTATTCCACACCATCAAGCGCGGCCATCGGCTGGAGATCCAGGTGCAGAGCAGCATGTTCCCGTTCCTGGATATGAACCCGCAGAAGTATGTGGACAATATCTTCCAGGCCAGGCCCGCGGACTTCGTCAAGGCGGAGCACCGCGTATACCACAGTGCGCAGTATCCCAGCGCGATTCACTACCGCGTAGTCGGTCGCTGA
- the pepB gene encoding aminopeptidase PepB translates to MTNSMQVELVQSAAAESWGDKALLSFSGNAATVHATAATGEPLVAAQRAARRLDGMGVPAVTLVGDGWDLERRWAFWAGYYNPNRDNRLDWGSADEAELKELAAREAAARWVREITNGTPQDVSPEVLAQSAADLLHELAPEAVSYRIVRGEALLDEEIYGIHAVGRGSDRAPAMLQLDYNPSGDDGAAVDFSLVGKGITFDSGGYSIKPSSGMATMKSDMGGAAMVTGGLALAIARGLKKRVKLYLCCAENLISGRALKLGDIIRYKNGVSAEILNTDAEGRLVLADGLIAASADEPRWILDAATLTGAAKMAVGRDYNSVLSFEDDSAQMVLNAAAAEHEKAWRLPLESFHLEQIPSGFADIANIGAEGTPGASTAAAFLANFVRDKGRGWVHIDLSGSYLPGANDQWAQGAKGHGLRTIARFLQEN, encoded by the coding sequence ATGACGAATTCAATGCAGGTGGAGCTGGTGCAGTCAGCAGCGGCGGAATCATGGGGCGACAAGGCGCTGCTGAGCTTTTCCGGCAACGCCGCTACCGTGCATGCCACGGCCGCCACCGGTGAGCCTCTGGTCGCCGCGCAGCGCGCCGCGCGCCGTCTCGACGGTATGGGCGTGCCGGCGGTAACGCTGGTCGGCGACGGTTGGGATCTGGAGCGCCGCTGGGCCTTCTGGGCCGGCTACTACAACCCCAACCGCGACAACCGGCTCGACTGGGGCAGTGCCGACGAGGCCGAGCTGAAGGAACTGGCCGCCCGCGAAGCAGCGGCGCGCTGGGTGCGCGAGATCACCAACGGCACCCCGCAAGACGTGTCGCCGGAAGTACTGGCACAGAGCGCTGCGGATCTGCTGCATGAGCTCGCGCCGGAGGCGGTCAGCTATCGTATCGTGCGCGGTGAAGCGCTGCTCGACGAGGAGATTTATGGTATCCACGCGGTGGGCCGCGGCAGCGACCGCGCACCGGCAATGCTGCAACTGGACTACAACCCGAGCGGCGACGACGGCGCAGCGGTGGATTTTTCCCTGGTGGGCAAAGGCATCACGTTCGATTCCGGCGGTTACAGCATCAAGCCATCCAGTGGCATGGCGACGATGAAATCCGACATGGGCGGCGCGGCCATGGTGACCGGCGGCCTGGCACTCGCCATCGCACGCGGCCTGAAAAAGCGCGTCAAGTTGTACCTGTGCTGTGCGGAAAACCTGATCTCCGGGCGCGCGCTCAAGCTCGGCGACATCATCCGCTATAAGAACGGCGTCAGCGCGGAAATTCTCAACACCGATGCCGAGGGCCGCCTGGTGCTCGCCGACGGCCTGATTGCCGCTTCCGCCGACGAGCCGCGCTGGATACTCGACGCCGCCACCCTGACTGGCGCCGCCAAGATGGCGGTGGGGCGCGATTACAATTCGGTACTCAGCTTTGAAGATGACAGTGCGCAAATGGTGCTGAACGCCGCCGCCGCAGAACACGAAAAGGCCTGGCGCCTGCCGCTGGAAAGTTTTCACCTGGAACAGATTCCGTCGGGGTTTGCCGATATCGCCAATATCGGCGCCGAGGGTACTCCCGGCGCTTCCACCGCCGCTGCTTTCCTGGCCAATTTTGTCCGCGACAAGGGACGCGGCTGGGTGCACATCGATTTGTCCGGTTCCTACCTGCCGGGCGCCAACGATCAGTGGGCACAGGGTGCCAAGGGGCACGGCCTGCGCACCATCGCGCGCTTCCTGCAGGAAAACTGA
- a CDS encoding enoyl-CoA hydratase-related protein, with amino-acid sequence MRILLLCSAFNGLSQRVHRELELLGCTVSVQLATGDADMQEAVDEFRPRLIVCPFLIHRIPAAIWQKIPCLVVHPGIEGDRGPSSLDWAIVHNHSEWGVTLLQACEEMDAGDIWGTATFPMRAAPKAAHYRREVTATAAALVKKAIAALDDASFSPRPLDESSAPGQLMPTMTQADRAIDWHNDSTDTVLTKLRAADSLPGVREEIGGTVVNLFNAEREPALRGTPGEFIARSGGALCRATVDGAVWIRQAKPSGGIKLPAVRVLAPLLQSLPAEVDNPVAEIREIRTERRGDVAYLYFNFPGGAMSTEQCRALLGAYRELQSSDARVIALMGGEDFWSNGIHLNVIEAAEDPAEESWQNINAIDDLVQALIETDDKLTVAALRTNAGAGGAMMALACDYVLLREGVVLNPHYRSMGLHGSEYWTYLLPRRVGDKRAAALTEQCMPLLATEALQIGFGDEVFDEQWDVYTRELENFCQHLAENPDLAAQLQAKASMRAADEAQKPLQQYRDDELEKMRAVFFDPQAQYHRSRACFVYKRPAQETPARLRKKARFWQRAVFS; translated from the coding sequence ATGCGAATTTTGTTGTTGTGCAGTGCCTTCAATGGCCTGAGCCAGCGCGTGCACCGCGAGCTGGAATTACTCGGGTGTACGGTATCGGTACAGTTGGCCACCGGCGACGCCGATATGCAGGAAGCCGTCGATGAATTTCGCCCGCGCCTGATCGTCTGTCCCTTCCTCATTCACCGTATCCCCGCCGCCATCTGGCAAAAAATTCCGTGCCTGGTTGTGCATCCCGGTATCGAGGGTGATCGCGGACCCTCGTCGCTGGATTGGGCTATCGTGCACAACCACAGCGAGTGGGGCGTGACGCTGCTGCAGGCCTGCGAAGAGATGGACGCGGGCGATATCTGGGGCACCGCTACCTTTCCGATGCGCGCCGCGCCCAAGGCCGCGCACTACCGCCGCGAGGTAACCGCCACTGCCGCGGCGTTGGTCAAAAAAGCGATTGCCGCGCTGGACGACGCCAGCTTCAGCCCGCGCCCGCTGGACGAAAGCAGTGCGCCGGGCCAGCTGATGCCGACGATGACGCAGGCCGACCGCGCCATCGACTGGCACAACGACAGTACCGATACCGTGCTCACCAAACTGCGCGCTGCCGACAGCCTGCCCGGTGTGCGCGAGGAAATCGGCGGAACCGTGGTCAACCTGTTCAATGCCGAGCGCGAGCCGGCGCTGCGCGGCACCCCCGGCGAGTTTATCGCCCGCAGTGGCGGCGCCCTGTGCCGCGCCACCGTGGACGGCGCCGTGTGGATCCGGCAGGCGAAGCCGAGCGGCGGCATCAAGCTGCCGGCCGTACGGGTGCTGGCGCCGCTGCTGCAATCGCTGCCGGCGGAAGTGGACAACCCGGTCGCGGAGATTCGCGAGATTCGCACCGAGCGCCGCGGCGATGTGGCCTACCTGTATTTCAACTTCCCCGGCGGTGCCATGAGTACCGAACAGTGCCGCGCACTGCTCGGCGCCTACCGCGAGCTGCAATCCAGCGACGCCCGTGTGATCGCCCTGATGGGGGGCGAGGATTTCTGGAGTAACGGTATTCACTTGAACGTGATCGAGGCGGCAGAGGATCCGGCGGAGGAATCCTGGCAGAACATCAACGCGATCGACGATCTGGTGCAGGCACTGATCGAGACCGACGACAAGCTCACGGTTGCAGCGCTGCGCACCAATGCCGGTGCCGGCGGGGCGATGATGGCGCTGGCCTGCGACTATGTGCTGCTGCGCGAGGGCGTGGTACTGAACCCGCACTACCGCAGCATGGGCCTGCACGGCTCCGAGTACTGGACCTACCTGCTGCCGCGGCGCGTCGGCGACAAGCGCGCGGCGGCGCTTACCGAGCAGTGCATGCCACTGCTCGCCACCGAGGCATTGCAGATCGGTTTCGGTGACGAAGTATTCGACGAGCAGTGGGATGTGTACACCCGCGAGCTGGAGAATTTCTGCCAGCACCTGGCTGAAAATCCGGACCTGGCCGCGCAGCTACAGGCCAAGGCCAGTATGCGCGCCGCCGACGAAGCGCAGAAGCCGCTGCAGCAATACCGCGACGATGAACTGGAAAAGATGCGTGCGGTGTTCTTTGACCCGCAAGCACAGTACCATCGTTCCCGGGCCTGCTTTGTCTACAAGCGCCCGGCGCAGGAGACACCCGCCCGCCTGCGCAAGAAAGCGCGCTTCTGGCAGCGCGCGGTATTTTCCTGA